From the genome of Homalodisca vitripennis isolate AUS2020 chromosome 8, UT_GWSS_2.1, whole genome shotgun sequence, one region includes:
- the LOC124368335 gene encoding DNA-directed RNA polymerase II subunit RPB1-like has translation MASQVVQLATHTTSYSYVLPLTSPAYHMASQSYDLPLIRPVSNSYVQPLTTPAYHMASQSYDLPLIRPESNSYVQPLTSPAYHMASQSYDLPLIRPVSNSYVLPLTSPITWLACRTTSHSYGSSYSYVLPLTTPAYHMASQSYDLPLIRPVSNSYVQPLTTPAYHMASQSYN, from the coding sequence ATGGCTAGCCAAGTCGTACAACTAGCCACTCATACGACTAGCTACTCGTACGTCCTACCACTCACATCGCCAGCATATCACATGGCAAGCCAATCGTACGACTTGCCACTCATACGACCAGTAAGTAACTCTTACGTCCAACCACTCACAACGCCAGCATATCACATGGCAAGCCAATCGTACGACTTGCCACTCATACGACCAGAAAGTAACTCTTACGTCCAACCACTCACATCGCCAGCATATCACATGGCAAGCCAATCGTACGACTTGCCACTCATACGACCAGTAAGTAACTCTTACGTCCTACCACTCACATCGCCAATCACTTGGCTAGCCTGTCGTACAACTAGCCACTCATACGGCAGTAGCTACTCGTACGTCCTACCACTCACAACGCCAGCATATCACATGGCAAGCCAATCGTACGACTTGCCACTCATACGACCAGTAAGTAACTCTTACGTCCAACCACTCACAACGCCAGCATATCACATGGCAAGCCAATCGTACAACTAG